One genomic segment of Hordeum vulgare subsp. vulgare chromosome 2H, MorexV3_pseudomolecules_assembly, whole genome shotgun sequence includes these proteins:
- the LOC123427699 gene encoding probable WRKY transcription factor 17, which translates to MAVDLMGCYTPRRADDQLAIQEAATAGLRSLELLVSSLSGAAPSKAQQHQHQQPFGEIADQAVSKFRKVISILDRTGHARFRRGPVQSPPPPPPPAPVAPPPPPPRPLAIEPARPAPLTVVAPVSVAAPVLQPQSLTLDFTKPNLTMSGATSVTSTSFFSSVTAGEGSVSKGRSLVSAGKPPLSGHKRKPCAGAHSEANTTGSRCHCSKRRKNRVKTTVRVPAVSAKIADIPPDEYSWRKYGQKPIKGSPYPRGYYKCSTVRGCPARKHVERALDDPAMLVVTYEGEHRHSPGPMPMPMPMQMAPSPMPVPMGAPVASVSAGNGHV; encoded by the exons ATGGCCGTGGACCTCATGGGCTGCTACACCCCGCGACGCGCCGACGACCAGCTCGCCATCCAGGAGGCCGCCACCGCCGGCCTCCGCAGCCTGGAGCTCCTGGTCTCCTCCCTCTCCGGCGCGGCGCCGTCCAAGGCGCAGCAACACCAGCACCAGCAGCCGTTCGGCGAGATCGCCGACCAGGCCGTCTCCAAGTTCCGCAAGGTGATCTCCATCCTCGACCGCACCGGCCACGCCCGCTTCCGCCGCGGCCCCGTCCagtcaccgccgccgccgcctcctccagctCCGGTCGCTCCTCCGCCTCCCCCACCGCGCCCTCTCGCCATCGAGCCGGCCAGGCCGGCCCCTTTGACCGTCGTGGCGCCGGTGTCGGTGGCCGCCCCGGTCCTTCAGCCGCAGAGCCTGACGCTGGACTTCACCAAGCCGAACCTGACCATGTCGGGCGCGACGTCCGTGACGTCCACGTCCTTCTTCTCGTCGGTGACCGCCGGCGAGGGGAGCGTGTCCAAGGGCCGCAGCCTGGTGTCCGCCGGCAAGCCGCCGCTGTCCGGGCACAAGAGGAAGCCCTGCGCCGGCGCGCACTCGGAGGCCAACACCACGGGCAGCCGATGCCACTGCTCCAAGAGAAGGAAGAACCGCGTGAAGACGACGGTGAGAGTGCCGGCGGTGAGCGCGAAGATCGCTGACATCCCGCCGGACGAGTACTCGTGGAGGAAGTACGGCCAGAAGCCCATCAAGGGATCCCCTTACCCACG GGGCTACTACAAGTGCAGCACCGTACGAGGGTGCCCGGCGAGGAAGCACGTGGAGCGCGCCCTGGACGACCCGGCGATGCTGGTGGTGACCTACGAGGGCGAGCACCGCCACTCGCCGGGGCCGATGCCGATGCCGATGCCGATGCAGATGGCGCCGTCGCCGATGCCGGTGCCGATGGGCGCTCCCGTAGCAAGCGTGTCCGCCGGCAACGGCCACGTCTGA